CCGTGCAGCGAGCAGAACAAGGCGTGCCCGACGTGCTAACTTCGCTCGACGAAGTAGCCGACGCGCTCATGGGACTGATTACCGATGAACAATTAGCCGGCCGGGTCATGGTTTGGTGGAGCGGGCAGCGGCGAGGGTTGATTCCCGAGGGCGATCCCGGCTATGCGCGATTGGAATAAGGATTCTGGCATGACTCGACGAGCTTTCGCGATTGCTGCGCACCCAGACGACATCGAGTTCGTCATGGCCGGCACACTTTTGCATTTGCGCGAGGCTGGATATGAGCTGCATTACATGAATGTCGCCAACGGCTGTTGCGGTTCGAGCATGACCGACGCCCTGACCACGGCGCGCATTCGTCGCGACGAGGCCATGCGAGCCTGTCAGATCATCGGGGCGGTGTTTCACGAGAGCCTGACGAACGACTTGGAGATCTTTTACGATCGGCCGACGCTCGGACGGCTGGCGGCTATCCTGCGCGAAGTGTCGCCTGAAATCGTTCTGACACACTCGCCGGCCGATTATATGGAGGATCATACGAACGCCTGTCGGTTGGCGGTGACGGCGGCGTTCGCTCGCGGGATGCCCAACTTTGCCGTCGATCCCCCGACATCGACAACGGATCAACCGGTGACGGTGTATCACGCCCAGCCCCATGGCAATCGGGATGGGCTCGGGCAGCCGGTACATCCGGAGATTTTCGTCGACATCGGCGCGCAACTGGAAACGAAAGGCCAGATGCTCGCCGCGCACGCCAGCCAGAAGCAGTGGCTCGACGAAAGCCAAGGACTCGATTCGTATATCGCGTCGATGCGCGAACTATGCCGCGATGTGGGCCGGCTATCCGGCCAATTCGAATTCGCCGAGGGGTGGCGGCGGCACAGCCATCTTGGCTTCTGCGCCGCGGATGCAGATCCGCTGGTTGCCGCATTACGCCCCGCATGCGTTAAGGCCGAGCCGCGGAGTTGAATCGGGAGCCGACTTATCCCGGTTTGATGCGAAT
This portion of the Pirellulales bacterium genome encodes:
- a CDS encoding PIG-L deacetylase family protein, giving the protein MTRRAFAIAAHPDDIEFVMAGTLLHLREAGYELHYMNVANGCCGSSMTDALTTARIRRDEAMRACQIIGAVFHESLTNDLEIFYDRPTLGRLAAILREVSPEIVLTHSPADYMEDHTNACRLAVTAAFARGMPNFAVDPPTSTTDQPVTVYHAQPHGNRDGLGQPVHPEIFVDIGAQLETKGQMLAAHASQKQWLDESQGLDSYIASMRELCRDVGRLSGQFEFAEGWRRHSHLGFCAADADPLVAALRPACVKAEPRS